The following proteins are encoded in a genomic region of Pikeienuella piscinae:
- a CDS encoding AMP-binding protein, with product MLGPSAHIDSFARDNLPPEAAQPEFRLEGFDYPPYLNVGVELTDRMVEKGFGDHTALIGNGRRRTYKELTDWTNRLAHALAEDLHLRAGDRVLIRSANNPAMVACWLAATKAGAVVVNTMPLLRARELEQIVDKAQVKLALCDTRLMDELVACAKTSRYLDKVIGFDGTANHDAELDRLALTKPVRFEAVRTGRDDVALLGFTSGTTGSPKATMHFHRDLLIIADGYAKEVLGVTPEDVFVGSPPLAFTFGLGGLAVFPLRFGAAATLLEQATPPNMIEIIETYKATVCFTAPTAYRAMLAAMEAGADLSSLRAAVSAGETLPAPVYEDWMRKTGKPMLDGIGATEMLHIFISNRFDDHKPACTGKPVTGYVAKVVDQNMNEVPDGEIGRLAVKGPTGCRYLDDERQASYVRDGWNITGDSFRRDAEGYFHFAARNDDMIISSGYNIAGPEVEAALLAHEAVAECAVIGAPDETRGMIVEAHVVLAAGRAADADMAQALQEHVKATIAPYKYPRRVLFIEALPKTETGKVQRFRLRNG from the coding sequence ATGCTCGGGCCATCCGCACATATCGACAGTTTTGCGCGCGACAACCTGCCGCCGGAAGCCGCGCAGCCGGAATTTCGGCTGGAGGGGTTCGATTATCCGCCTTATCTGAACGTCGGGGTCGAGCTGACCGACCGCATGGTCGAGAAAGGCTTCGGCGACCACACCGCGCTGATCGGCAATGGCAGGCGGCGCACCTACAAGGAGCTGACCGACTGGACCAACCGGTTGGCGCATGCGCTGGCAGAGGATCTCCACCTGCGCGCCGGCGATCGGGTGCTGATCCGCTCCGCCAACAATCCGGCGATGGTCGCCTGCTGGCTGGCGGCGACGAAGGCTGGCGCGGTCGTCGTGAACACCATGCCGCTGCTGCGCGCGCGAGAATTGGAGCAGATCGTCGACAAGGCGCAGGTGAAGCTGGCGCTCTGCGACACGCGGCTGATGGACGAATTGGTCGCCTGCGCCAAGACCTCCCGGTATCTCGACAAGGTCATCGGCTTCGACGGAACCGCGAACCACGACGCGGAGCTTGACCGGCTGGCCCTCACGAAACCGGTGCGGTTCGAGGCGGTGCGCACCGGGCGGGACGACGTGGCGCTGCTCGGCTTCACCTCCGGCACCACCGGTTCTCCGAAGGCGACGATGCACTTTCATCGCGATTTGCTCATCATCGCCGATGGCTACGCGAAGGAAGTCCTTGGCGTGACGCCGGAGGATGTCTTCGTCGGCTCGCCGCCCCTCGCCTTCACCTTCGGGCTCGGCGGGCTCGCGGTCTTTCCCCTGCGTTTCGGGGCGGCGGCGACGTTGCTGGAGCAGGCGACGCCGCCGAACATGATCGAGATCATCGAGACCTACAAGGCGACGGTCTGCTTCACCGCGCCGACCGCCTATCGCGCCATGCTGGCGGCGATGGAGGCGGGGGCCGATCTGTCTTCGCTCCGGGCCGCCGTCTCCGCTGGCGAGACCCTGCCCGCGCCGGTCTATGAAGACTGGATGAGGAAGACCGGCAAGCCGATGCTGGACGGGATCGGCGCGACCGAGATGCTGCATATCTTCATCTCGAACCGTTTCGACGATCACAAGCCCGCCTGCACCGGCAAGCCGGTGACCGGTTACGTGGCGAAGGTCGTCGATCAGAACATGAACGAGGTGCCCGACGGCGAGATCGGCAGGCTGGCGGTGAAGGGGCCGACCGGCTGCCGCTATCTCGACGACGAGCGGCAGGCGAGTTACGTCAGGGATGGCTGGAACATCACCGGCGACAGCTTCCGCCGCGACGCCGAGGGCTATTTCCACTTCGCCGCCCGCAATGACGACATGATCATATCGAGCGGCTACAATATCGCCGGGCCGGAGGTGGAGGCGGCCTTGTTGGCGCATGAGGCGGTCGCCGAATGTGCGGTGATCGGCGCGCCGGATGAGACGCGGGGCATGATCGTCGAGGCGCATGTCGTGCTCGCCGCCGGGCGCGCCGCTGACGCGGATATGGCGCAGGCGTTGCAGGAGCATGTGAAGGCGACCATCGCCCCTTACAAATATCCGCGCCGCGTGCTTTTCATTGAGGCGCTGCCGAAGACCGAAACGGGAAAGGTCCAGCGTTTCAGGCTTCGCAACGGCTGA
- a CDS encoding M20 family metallopeptidase codes for MTRDAAISAAEARFDDGAFIGDLARLVAIPTESQRPESAPALARYLEVEMRPLLAAMGFECRILPNPAPGGGPFLVAERREGDELPTVLTYGHGDVILGMEDRWRDGLSPWRLQAEGERLYGRGAADNKGQHLLNLTALSAVLETRGRLGFNVRVVIETGEEAGSPGMHELFIAERAALAADVLIASDGPRLSADRPTLFMGARGAVTMDLTVDLREGAHHSGNWGGLIADPGLILAHALATITDARGAIQVPEWRPSSLTNSVRAALADLAIEASAGGPSIDEDWGEPGFSAAEKVFGWNSFAVLASVCGDPARPVNAIQPKASARCQLRFVVGTEMEDIVPALRRHLDRAGFPMVRVEQSSEAAFTATRLDPDAPWARWAAASLEKTTGARPAILPNLGGSLPNEEFAETLGMPTIWVPHSYTGCSQHAPDEHALKPILREGLAIMAGLWWDLGEPGTPPRDA; via the coding sequence ATGACCCGCGATGCCGCGATCAGCGCCGCAGAGGCGCGTTTCGACGATGGCGCATTCATTGGCGATCTCGCCAGACTCGTGGCGATTCCGACTGAAAGCCAACGCCCCGAGAGCGCGCCCGCGCTGGCGCGTTACCTGGAGGTCGAAATGCGTCCGCTGCTGGCGGCGATGGGCTTCGAATGCCGCATTCTTCCCAACCCGGCGCCTGGCGGCGGGCCGTTCCTCGTCGCCGAGCGACGAGAAGGCGACGAGTTGCCGACGGTGCTGACCTATGGCCATGGCGACGTCATTCTCGGCATGGAGGATCGCTGGCGCGATGGGCTCTCACCGTGGCGGTTGCAGGCGGAGGGTGAGCGGCTCTATGGGCGCGGCGCCGCCGACAACAAGGGCCAGCATCTGCTCAACCTCACCGCGCTTTCGGCGGTGCTGGAGACGCGCGGGCGGTTGGGATTCAATGTTCGCGTCGTGATCGAGACCGGGGAGGAGGCGGGCTCGCCGGGGATGCACGAGCTTTTCATCGCCGAGCGCGCCGCGCTGGCGGCAGACGTGTTGATCGCTTCCGATGGGCCGCGGCTGTCGGCGGACCGGCCAACGCTCTTCATGGGCGCGCGGGGGGCGGTGACGATGGACCTGACTGTTGACCTGCGCGAGGGCGCGCATCATTCCGGCAACTGGGGCGGGCTCATCGCCGATCCGGGGCTGATCCTCGCCCATGCGCTTGCGACGATCACCGATGCGCGGGGGGCGATCCAGGTGCCGGAATGGCGGCCTTCGAGCTTGACGAACTCGGTGCGCGCGGCGCTCGCCGACCTGGCGATCGAGGCGTCCGCGGGCGGACCATCGATCGACGAGGACTGGGGCGAGCCAGGGTTCAGCGCGGCGGAGAAGGTGTTCGGCTGGAACTCCTTCGCGGTGCTCGCTTCGGTTTGCGGCGACCCGGCGCGCCCGGTGAACGCGATCCAGCCGAAAGCTTCCGCCCGCTGCCAGCTTCGTTTCGTCGTGGGGACGGAGATGGAGGATATCGTTCCGGCGTTGCGCCGGCATCTGGACCGTGCCGGCTTTCCGATGGTTCGGGTCGAACAGTCGAGCGAGGCGGCCTTCACCGCCACGCGGCTGGACCCGGACGCGCCCTGGGCGCGCTGGGCGGCGGCGTCGCTGGAGAAGACGACGGGGGCGCGGCCGGCGATCCTGCCGAATCTCGGCGGTTCGCTCCCGAACGAGGAGTTCGCTGAGACCCTGGGGATGCCGACGATCTGGGTGCCGCATTCCTATACCGGCTGCTCCCAGCACGCGCCGGATGAGCACGCCTTGAAGCCGATTCTGCGCGAGGGACTGGCGATCATGGCCGGGCTCTGGTGGGATCTGGGCGAGCCGGGAACGCCGCCGCGGGATGCATAA
- a CDS encoding Lrp/AsnC ligand binding domain-containing protein codes for MTCVFVQLRCDPGKTYEVADEIYDREIVSELYSTSGDFDLLMKLYIPDEEDVGRFINEKLLTIPGIARSLTTLTFKAF; via the coding sequence ATGACCTGCGTATTCGTGCAACTCCGTTGCGATCCCGGCAAGACTTATGAAGTCGCCGACGAGATCTACGACCGGGAGATTGTCTCCGAGCTCTATTCGACCTCGGGCGATTTCGACCTGCTGATGAAGCTCTATATTCCTGACGAAGAGGATGTGGGCCGCTTCATCAATGAAAAGCTGCTGACGATACCGGGCATCGCGCGGTCGCTGACAACGCTGACGTTCAAGGCGTTCTGA
- a CDS encoding acyl-CoA dehydrogenase family protein → MADRSFLDWPFFESRHRELAVALDGWCAAHLVDVGHSDVDAACRSLVALLGEGGWLRHSAVDPDAPGALDVRSLCLIRETLARHDGLADFAFAMQGLGTGALSLFGTDAQRDWLRRTRAGEAVSAFALTEPRSGSDVANMDLAAVREGESYVLNGEKTWISNGGIADLYTVFARTGGPGAKGVSAFLVPAATPGLVVAERLEAVAPHPLARLAFRDCRIPTTALIGEEGQGFRIAMAVLDVFRSTVAAAALGFARRALDETLARVRARELFGAPLFDLQMVQGHVAEMALDIDAAALLTYRAAWLKDTGAPRISREAAMAKLYATDRAQDVIDKAVQIHGADGVRKGGIVESLYREIRALRIYEGASDVQKVIIARATRDLSS, encoded by the coding sequence ATGGCGGATCGGAGCTTTCTCGACTGGCCGTTCTTCGAGTCGCGTCATCGCGAGCTGGCGGTGGCGCTGGACGGCTGGTGCGCCGCGCACCTGGTCGATGTCGGTCATTCCGATGTCGACGCCGCCTGCCGCTCGCTCGTCGCGTTGCTCGGCGAGGGCGGCTGGCTCCGCCACTCCGCGGTCGACCCTGACGCGCCCGGCGCGCTCGACGTGCGTTCGCTCTGTCTCATCCGGGAAACGCTGGCGCGCCATGATGGGCTGGCGGATTTCGCCTTTGCGATGCAGGGGCTGGGGACCGGTGCGCTCTCGCTGTTCGGGACGGATGCGCAGCGCGACTGGTTGCGGCGGACGCGGGCGGGCGAGGCGGTTTCGGCTTTCGCGCTGACCGAGCCGCGTTCCGGCTCGGATGTCGCCAACATGGACCTCGCGGCGGTGCGGGAGGGCGAAAGTTACGTGCTGAACGGCGAGAAGACATGGATTTCGAACGGCGGGATCGCAGATCTCTACACCGTTTTCGCCCGCACCGGCGGGCCGGGCGCGAAAGGGGTGTCGGCGTTCCTTGTTCCCGCCGCGACGCCGGGGCTTGTCGTCGCCGAGCGGCTGGAGGCGGTGGCGCCACACCCGCTGGCGCGGCTGGCGTTCCGCGACTGCCGCATTCCCACCACGGCGCTGATCGGAGAGGAGGGACAGGGGTTTCGCATCGCGATGGCGGTGCTGGACGTCTTTCGCTCCACCGTCGCCGCCGCCGCGCTGGGGTTCGCGCGCCGCGCACTGGACGAGACGTTGGCGCGGGTGCGCGCGCGCGAGCTTTTCGGCGCTCCGCTCTTCGATCTGCAGATGGTGCAGGGCCATGTCGCGGAGATGGCGCTGGATATCGACGCCGCCGCGCTTCTTACCTATCGCGCCGCATGGCTGAAGGATACGGGCGCTCCGCGGATCAGCCGGGAGGCGGCGATGGCGAAGCTCTACGCGACCGATCGCGCGCAGGACGTCATTGACAAGGCGGTGCAGATTCATGGGGCCGACGGGGTCCGCAAGGGCGGGATCGTGGAGAGTCTCTACCGCGAGATCCGCGCGCTCCGGATCTACGAGGGCGCTTCGGACGTGCAGAAGGTGATTATCGCCCGTGCGACGCGGGATCTGTCATCATAA
- a CDS encoding ABC transporter substrate-binding protein encodes MKFNAKFAAALSALALAASAAAAEQVKVGMITTLSGGGAGLGIDVRDGFLLALKQAGASDVEMIIEDDQRKPDVAVQLSDKMIQSDKVDIMTGIIWSNLAMAVAPGAVKQGKFYLSPNAGPSALAGKGCDKNYFNVAWQNDNLHEAAGAYANSAGYEKSFILAPNYPAGKDALTGYKRFFEGDYAGEVYTKLGQTDYAAEIAQIRASGADSVFFFLPGGMGIAFMKQYAQSGVDIPLIGPAFSFDQGILQAVGDAALGVKNTSQWSKDIDNETNKAFVASFQEEYGRLPSLYASQGFDTANLMLSALKVAQPSDADAFRAALETADFASTRGDFKFGPNHHPIQDIYVREVIKEGDVFTNKIVGVALEDHGDAYAAECKM; translated from the coding sequence ATGAAATTCAACGCCAAATTCGCGGCGGCGCTTTCGGCGCTGGCGCTCGCGGCCTCGGCGGCGGCTGCCGAGCAGGTCAAGGTGGGCATGATCACCACCCTCTCGGGCGGCGGCGCCGGGCTGGGCATCGATGTGCGCGACGGGTTCCTGCTGGCGCTGAAGCAGGCCGGCGCCTCCGATGTCGAGATGATCATCGAGGACGATCAGCGCAAGCCTGATGTCGCGGTGCAGCTTTCCGACAAGATGATCCAATCCGATAAGGTCGACATCATGACCGGGATCATCTGGTCGAATCTCGCCATGGCGGTGGCGCCTGGCGCGGTCAAGCAGGGCAAGTTCTATCTTTCGCCGAACGCCGGGCCGTCGGCGCTGGCCGGGAAGGGCTGCGACAAGAACTATTTCAACGTCGCCTGGCAGAACGACAACCTGCATGAGGCGGCGGGCGCATACGCCAATTCCGCCGGCTACGAGAAGAGCTTCATCCTCGCGCCGAACTATCCGGCCGGAAAGGACGCGCTCACGGGCTACAAGCGGTTCTTCGAGGGCGACTACGCCGGTGAGGTCTACACCAAACTCGGCCAGACCGATTACGCCGCCGAGATCGCGCAGATTCGCGCCTCGGGGGCCGACTCGGTGTTCTTCTTCCTGCCCGGCGGCATGGGCATCGCGTTCATGAAGCAATACGCGCAGTCCGGCGTGGATATTCCGCTGATCGGGCCGGCCTTCAGTTTCGATCAGGGCATCTTGCAGGCGGTCGGCGACGCCGCGCTCGGCGTCAAGAACACTTCGCAATGGTCGAAGGATATCGACAACGAGACCAACAAGGCCTTTGTCGCCAGTTTCCAAGAGGAATACGGTCGGCTCCCCTCGCTCTATGCGAGCCAGGGGTTCGACACCGCGAACCTGATGCTCTCAGCGCTGAAGGTTGCGCAGCCTTCGGACGCGGACGCCTTCAGGGCGGCGCTGGAGACAGCGGACTTCGCCTCGACCCGGGGCGATTTCAAGTTCGGTCCGAACCACCACCCGATCCAGGACATCTATGTCCGTGAAGTGATCAAGGAGGGCGACGTATTCACCAACAAGATCGTCGGGGTCGCGCTAGAGGATCACGGCGACGCCTACGCGGCCGAGTGCAAGATGTAG
- a CDS encoding cupin domain-containing protein: MTNELSGGITRAGEGFDGVEWSILGQQYFPKAISDASFAFEANSLPGQFVPVHIHPTQDEFILVQEGELELKLDGVWSRAGAGDLVRMPKGVPHGYFNKSDKPVKVLFWVSPAGKLRDLFAALHGLDDVERVVALSAEHDVDFLPPEANE, translated from the coding sequence ATGACCAACGAACTGAGTGGTGGAATCACCAGGGCCGGCGAGGGATTCGACGGCGTGGAATGGTCGATTCTCGGACAGCAGTATTTCCCCAAGGCGATCTCGGACGCGAGTTTCGCGTTTGAGGCCAACAGTCTGCCGGGGCAATTCGTGCCCGTTCATATCCATCCGACGCAGGACGAATTCATCCTGGTGCAGGAGGGCGAGCTGGAGCTGAAGCTGGACGGCGTCTGGTCCCGTGCCGGCGCGGGCGATCTTGTGCGGATGCCGAAGGGCGTGCCACACGGATATTTCAACAAGTCGGACAAGCCTGTGAAGGTGTTGTTCTGGGTGTCCCCCGCCGGGAAGCTGAGGGACCTCTTCGCGGCGCTGCATGGGCTTGACGACGTGGAGCGGGTCGTCGCGCTATCCGCCGAGCATGACGTCGATTTCCTGCCGCCTGAAGCGAACGAATGA
- a CDS encoding enoyl-CoA hydratase family protein: protein MTEIRASRPEHFDLRIEGDVAIVSLKRPERKNPLTFQSYAELRDWFRDLHYAEDVGAVVFASNGGNFSSGGDVHDIIGPLLKMDMKGLIRFTRMTGDLVKAMVNCGKPVIAAIDGVCVGAGAIIAMASDIRFASPEAKTAFLFTRVGLAACDMGACAILPRIIGQGRAADLLYSGRAMSAEEGERWGFHNRVVPAEALLAEAVSYAQRLADGPNFGHMMTKTMLAQEWSMGIEQAIEAEAQAQAICMQTGDFQRAFDAFVAKEKPVFKGD, encoded by the coding sequence ATGACCGAGATCAGGGCCAGCCGCCCCGAGCATTTCGATCTGCGGATCGAAGGCGATGTCGCCATCGTCTCTCTGAAGCGGCCGGAACGAAAGAACCCGCTGACCTTCCAGAGCTATGCGGAGCTGCGCGACTGGTTCCGCGATCTGCATTACGCGGAGGATGTCGGCGCGGTCGTCTTCGCCTCGAATGGCGGGAATTTTTCTTCGGGGGGCGATGTTCACGACATCATCGGTCCACTTCTGAAGATGGACATGAAGGGTTTGATCCGGTTCACCCGGATGACCGGAGACCTAGTCAAGGCGATGGTGAATTGCGGGAAGCCGGTGATCGCCGCCATCGACGGGGTTTGCGTCGGGGCCGGCGCGATCATCGCCATGGCCTCCGATATCCGTTTCGCCAGCCCGGAGGCGAAGACGGCGTTTCTCTTCACCCGCGTCGGGCTTGCGGCCTGCGACATGGGGGCCTGCGCGATCCTGCCGAGAATCATCGGGCAGGGGCGGGCGGCCGATCTCCTTTATTCCGGCCGGGCGATGAGCGCGGAAGAGGGTGAGCGCTGGGGCTTTCATAACCGCGTCGTGCCGGCGGAAGCGCTGCTGGCGGAGGCGGTTTCCTACGCGCAGCGGCTCGCCGACGGACCGAATTTCGGGCACATGATGACCAAGACCATGCTGGCGCAGGAATGGTCGATGGGGATCGAACAGGCGATCGAGGCGGAGGCGCAGGCGCAGGCCATCTGCATGCAGACCGGAGATTTCCAGCGCGCGTTCGACGCTTTCGTCGCGAAGGAGAAGCCGGTGTTCAAGGGGGATTGA
- a CDS encoding SDR family NAD(P)-dependent oxidoreductase, whose amino-acid sequence MTDLRADLTGKRALVTGGGAGIGAAIALALADAGAEVVITGRRERPLKETAARSSRIAWRVMDVTDEAAVTESFVATAPIDIMVANAGVAETQPVAKTTLEFWRHVQATNVEGVMLCVREALKPMVERGWGRVIIVSSVAGLRGLRYGSAYCASKHAVLGLMKCAAEEVLKTGVTVNAICPGYVATGIVERNVENIVARTGMSEENALAALRDANPFGRMIEADEVAAAALWLCGPGSGAVTAQAIPVSGGQV is encoded by the coding sequence ATGACCGATCTTCGCGCCGATCTGACCGGCAAGCGCGCCTTGGTCACCGGCGGCGGCGCCGGGATCGGCGCGGCCATCGCGCTCGCGCTGGCGGACGCGGGGGCGGAGGTGGTGATCACCGGGCGGCGCGAGCGGCCGTTGAAGGAGACCGCCGCGCGGTCCAGCCGCATCGCATGGCGGGTGATGGACGTGACCGACGAGGCCGCGGTCACAGAGAGCTTCGTCGCCACCGCGCCGATCGACATCATGGTCGCGAACGCCGGCGTTGCCGAGACCCAGCCGGTGGCGAAGACCACGCTGGAGTTCTGGCGTCATGTGCAGGCGACGAATGTCGAAGGGGTCATGCTCTGTGTTCGCGAGGCGCTGAAACCGATGGTCGAGCGCGGCTGGGGCCGCGTCATTATCGTCTCTTCGGTCGCGGGGCTGCGCGGGTTGCGCTACGGGTCGGCCTATTGCGCCTCCAAGCACGCGGTCCTCGGGCTGATGAAATGCGCGGCGGAGGAAGTGCTGAAGACCGGGGTCACCGTCAACGCGATCTGCCCCGGCTATGTCGCGACCGGCATTGTCGAGCGGAATGTCGAGAATATCGTGGCGCGCACCGGCATGTCCGAAGAGAACGCGCTGGCGGCGCTCAGGGATGCGAACCCGTTCGGCCGGATGATCGAGGCCGACGAGGTGGCGGCGGCGGCGCTCTGGCTGTGTGGTCCGGGTTCGGGCGCGGTCACCGCGCAGGCGATCCCGGTCTCCGGGGGGCAGGTTTGA
- a CDS encoding bifunctional salicylyl-CoA 5-hydroxylase/oxidoreductase, with product MRIACLGGGPAGLYFAISMKLRDPAAEVVVIERNRADDTFGWGVVLSDETLENLARNDSESAAAIRAHFAYWDDIAVVHDGHRTVSTGHGFCGIGRKTLLLLLQDRARALGVDLRFETEADCAESYAKDHDVVVACDGLNSKTRAAHADVFQPDVDLRKLKFTWLGTRAKFDDAFSFIFEKTPKGWVWAHAYQFDEETATFIVECAGETWAAYGFGEMSQEESIAVCETIFRDHLDGAPLMSNAKHLRGSAWLNFPRVLCERWHHGNIVLMGDAAATAHFSIGSGTKLALESAIALAEYLATEPSREAAFEKYQEERRVEVLKLQSAARNSMEWFEDVERYLDLEPEQFAYALLTRSQRISHENLRMRDAKWLEGAERWFQRRAGVSEAMQDGAPVRAPMFAPFRLRGMALKNRIVVSPMAQYKAVDGAPTDWHFVHYAERAKGGAGLVYTEMTCVSPEGRITPGCPGLYAPEHEAAWARLVEFVHRETDAKICCQIGHSGRKGSTQLGWEEMDAPLKVGNWPLISASAIPWSARNATPKTMDRADMDRVTAEFVASVEMAARCGFDMIELHAAHGYLISSFISPVSNLREDEYGGALDNRMRWPLEVFRAMRAVWPDDRPMSVRISANDWVGEAGIGPEDAVAVARMFAEAGADIIDVSAGQTCVEAQPVYGRMFQTPFSDRIRNEAGIATMAVGNIYEPDHANSILMAGRADLVCLARPHLADPYWTFHAAAALGDEYEKWPDPYLPGRDQLLRLAARTETMGRV from the coding sequence ATGCGAATCGCCTGCCTCGGCGGCGGGCCCGCCGGCCTCTATTTCGCGATCTCGATGAAGCTGCGCGATCCCGCCGCCGAAGTGGTGGTGATCGAGCGCAACCGTGCGGACGACACCTTCGGCTGGGGCGTGGTGCTCTCCGACGAGACGCTGGAGAATCTCGCCCGGAACGATTCGGAATCCGCGGCGGCGATCCGCGCGCATTTCGCCTATTGGGATGACATCGCGGTCGTTCATGACGGCCATCGCACCGTCTCCACCGGCCACGGGTTCTGCGGCATCGGGCGCAAGACGCTGCTTCTGCTTCTGCAGGATCGCGCCCGGGCGCTCGGCGTCGACCTGCGATTCGAGACTGAGGCCGACTGCGCCGAGAGCTATGCGAAGGATCACGACGTCGTCGTCGCCTGCGACGGGCTGAATTCCAAGACCCGCGCCGCGCATGCGGATGTTTTCCAGCCGGATGTCGATCTGCGGAAGCTGAAATTCACCTGGCTCGGCACCAGGGCGAAATTCGACGACGCTTTCTCCTTCATCTTCGAGAAAACGCCGAAGGGCTGGGTCTGGGCGCACGCCTACCAGTTCGACGAAGAGACCGCGACCTTCATCGTCGAATGCGCCGGGGAGACATGGGCCGCCTATGGTTTCGGCGAGATGAGCCAGGAGGAGAGCATCGCGGTCTGCGAGACGATCTTCCGCGATCATCTCGACGGCGCCCCATTGATGAGCAACGCGAAGCATCTGCGCGGCTCGGCCTGGCTGAACTTCCCGCGCGTCCTCTGCGAGCGCTGGCATCACGGCAACATCGTGCTGATGGGCGACGCGGCGGCGACGGCGCATTTCTCCATCGGCTCCGGCACCAAGCTCGCGCTGGAGAGCGCGATCGCGCTGGCGGAGTATCTGGCCACCGAGCCGAGCCGCGAGGCGGCGTTCGAGAAATATCAGGAGGAGCGCCGCGTCGAGGTGCTGAAACTGCAATCTGCGGCGCGCAACTCGATGGAATGGTTCGAGGATGTGGAGCGTTATCTCGACCTCGAGCCGGAGCAGTTCGCCTATGCGCTGCTCACGCGATCGCAGCGCATCAGCCATGAGAACCTGAGAATGCGTGACGCGAAATGGCTGGAGGGGGCGGAGCGCTGGTTTCAGCGACGAGCCGGCGTGAGCGAAGCGATGCAAGACGGGGCGCCGGTCCGGGCGCCGATGTTCGCGCCCTTCCGGCTGCGCGGCATGGCGTTGAAGAATCGCATCGTCGTCTCGCCGATGGCGCAATACAAAGCCGTCGATGGCGCGCCGACCGACTGGCATTTCGTCCATTACGCCGAGCGCGCGAAGGGCGGCGCCGGACTGGTCTACACCGAAATGACCTGCGTCAGCCCGGAAGGCCGGATCACGCCGGGTTGTCCGGGGCTTTACGCGCCGGAACACGAGGCGGCCTGGGCGCGGCTGGTGGAGTTCGTCCACCGCGAGACGGACGCAAAAATCTGCTGCCAGATCGGTCATTCCGGCAGGAAGGGCTCCACCCAGCTCGGCTGGGAGGAAATGGACGCGCCGCTTAAGGTGGGCAACTGGCCGCTGATCTCCGCCTCCGCGATCCCCTGGTCTGCGCGGAACGCGACGCCGAAGACCATGGACCGCGCCGATATGGACCGGGTGACGGCGGAGTTCGTCGCGTCGGTGGAAATGGCGGCGCGCTGCGGGTTCGACATGATCGAGCTCCATGCCGCGCATGGCTATCTGATCTCTTCCTTTATCTCGCCGGTCTCGAACCTGCGCGAGGACGAATATGGCGGGGCGCTCGACAACCGGATGCGCTGGCCGCTCGAAGTCTTTCGCGCCATGCGCGCGGTCTGGCCCGATGACAGGCCGATGTCGGTGCGTATCTCGGCGAATGACTGGGTCGGCGAGGCGGGAATCGGCCCGGAGGACGCGGTCGCGGTCGCGCGCATGTTCGCGGAAGCCGGGGCGGACATCATCGACGTCTCCGCCGGGCAAACCTGCGTCGAGGCGCAGCCCGTCTACGGGCGGATGTTCCAGACGCCGTTTTCCGACCGCATCCGCAACGAAGCCGGGATCGCGACCATGGCGGTCGGCAATATCTACGAGCCGGACCACGCCAATTCGATCCTGATGGCGGGGCGGGCCGACCTCGTCTGCCTCGCGCGTCCGCACCTCGCGGATCCGTACTGGACTTTTCACGCCGCCGCGGCGCTCGGCGATGAATACGAGAAATGGCCCGATCCCTATCTGCCAGGGCGGGACCAGTTGCTGCGCCTCGCGGCCAGGACGGAAACCATGGGGAGAGTCTGA
- a CDS encoding MarR family winged helix-turn-helix transcriptional regulator, whose protein sequence is MSGAGVSGVGAAASAREPASKTRLRLWLRLLKTTRAIEAELRERLRARHESTLPRFDVLAALERNPEGLRMSALSGVLRVSNGNVTGIVDRLAAEGLVRRQAVADDRRAMRVRLTEAGARRFAAMAVDHETWIDEMLAGLSADEADALSRRLGEMVRNRRNETHEGGRA, encoded by the coding sequence TTGAGCGGGGCCGGCGTAAGCGGCGTGGGGGCGGCGGCTTCGGCGCGCGAACCGGCGTCGAAAACGCGACTCCGGCTCTGGCTGCGGCTGCTGAAGACGACGCGGGCGATCGAGGCGGAACTTCGAGAGCGGCTGCGCGCCCGCCACGAGAGCACGCTGCCGCGCTTCGATGTGCTCGCGGCGCTGGAGCGCAACCCGGAGGGGCTGCGGATGAGCGCGCTTTCCGGGGTTTTGCGGGTCTCCAACGGCAATGTCACCGGCATCGTCGACCGGCTCGCGGCCGAAGGGCTGGTGCGCCGGCAGGCGGTGGCGGACGACCGGCGGGCGATGAGGGTACGGCTGACCGAAGCGGGCGCGCGGCGTTTCGCCGCGATGGCGGTGGATCACGAAACCTGGATCGATGAGATGCTCGCCGGCCTCTCTGCGGATGAGGCGGACGCGCTGAGCCGGCGGCTCGGCGAGATGGTGCGGAACCGCAGGAATGAGACGCATGAAGGAGGTCGGGCATGA